One segment of Thunnus thynnus chromosome 19, fThuThy2.1, whole genome shotgun sequence DNA contains the following:
- the LOC137170479 gene encoding arrestin domain-containing protein 3-like, with the protein MVLGKVRALAIYFDSLNENNLPVFSGGDLVSGRVVVEVTGDVRVKSLDITAKGVAKVRWTESRNAGANTAYTQNYTEEVEYLHHYDTLIGEERDEDCPEEGLTVLHAGLHEFAFSFNLPQMALATSFEGKHGSVRYWVKAELHRPWLLPVKVKKEFIVFEHIDINTPLLLAPQAGTKEKTLCCWFCASGPISLSAKIERKGYTPGESIQIFAEVENCSSRVVVPKAALYQTQTFFAKGKGKQIQQLVSNLRGDPLPQGKSQSWEGKLLKIPPVSPSILDCPIIRVEYALVVYVDVPGGLNLSLSLPLVIGTIPLHACATRTSSISSNCSTLSWLGLPERPEAPPSYSDLAISESHRRDCLQGCDRSDGEGEDQGSLLTYITEFRYRPPPLYSEVDPYPDPVEVSADVRRPDTCPSR; encoded by the exons ATGGTACTGGGCAAAGTGAGGGCCTTGGCTATCTACTTTGACAGTTTGAATGAGAACAACCTGCCGGTGTTCTCCGGTGGGGACCTGGTGTCAGGGAGGGTGGTGGTGGAAGTTACCGGGGATGTGCGGGTGAAGAGCCTGGACATAACCGCGAAAGGAGTCGCCAAGGTCCGGTGGACAGAGTCCCGGAACGCCGGAGCCAACACGGCTTACACTCAAAACTACACGGAGGAGGTGGAATACTTGCACCATTACGACACGTTgataggagaggagagag ATGAGGACTGTCCAGAGGAAGGCCTGACTGTTCTGCACGCCGGCTTACACGAGTTCGCCTTCAGCTTCAACCTGCCTCAGAT GGCTCTGGCGACTTCCTTCGAAGGGAAGCACGGCAGTGTGAGGTACTGGGTGAAAGCTGAACTGCACCGTCCGTGGCTGCTCCCCGTGAAAGTGAAGAAAGAGTTCATTGTGTTTGAACACATCGACATCAACACGCCGCTGCTGCTG GCCCCTCAGGCCGGTACAAAGGAGAAAACCTTGTGCTGCTGGTTCTGTGCTTCAGGCCCGATCTCCCTCAGTGCCAAGATAGAACGAAAGGGCTACACACCAG GCGAGTCTATCCAAATCTTCGCCGAGGTGGAGAACTGTTCGTCGCGTGTCGTGGTGCCCAAGGCTGCGCTGTACCAGACCCAGACCTTCTTCGCCAAGGGCAAAGGCAAGCAGATCCAGCAGCTGGTGTCCAATCTGAGAGGAGACCCTCTGCCGCAGGGAAAGAGTCAGAGCTGGGAGGGCAAACTGCTTAAGATCCCTCCGGTGTCGCCCTCCATCTTGGACTGTCCCATCATCCGAGTGGAGTATGCTCTCGTG GTGTATGTGGACGTTCCAGGTGGGTTGAACTTGTCTCTCTCGTTGCCGTTGGTGATAGGGACCATACCTCTACACGCCTGTGCCACCCGCACATCCAGCATCAGCAGCAACTGCAGCACGTTAAGCTGGCTGGGCCTGCCAGAAAGACCTGAGG CGCCGCCGAGCTACAGCGATCTGGCAATATCAGAGTCTCACAGGCGGGATTGCCTGCAGGGCTGTGATAGGTCTGACGGGGAGGGAGAGGACCAGGGATCTCTGCTGACATACATCACAGAGTTCAGATATCGGCCCCCGCCACTCTACTCAGAG GTTGACCCTTACCCTGACCCTGTGGAGGTGTCCGCTGACGTCAGGAGACCCGACACGTGTCCGTCCCGCTGA